ATTATAGCTATTACTTGCAGATTGAAGGTGGCAAGGAAGAATATCCACATGAAATGTCATTTGTGTTCGTGATATTCTCATAGAATTTGGATTGAGCAGTTAAGAGTGTCTACCTTGCTGTGCTTTCTTTTTGATGTCAAATCTGTGTTGAATTGCAAACTGGTAATCTGTGTAAGGCAGACGCTCTTTTAGGACTTGAGTATTAGTACTGAATTATCTCAGGATCAAGTTGTGAGATTTGTTCTAGTACAAGCATCTGCTGAAATAAAATGTAAAATAGCTTTGTATTTTCATATATAGTAAGTTAGCTGACGATTTCAAGTTATGAGTATTTAATCATTTAGAGGTCAATAAGTAATTTCAGCTTATACTACTACATCaacatattatattttatgtaattCCACAAGTGACATCTGAGAAGGTTAGTGTGTATGTAGATGAACTTTCGGCAGTGTAATTTCAGCTTATCTGGAAAGATGAAAACGTAACAATTACATTTGATCTGAACTTGAAGCTAATCCTAATTTGGAGATTCAGATAAATAGAAATAGTATTAGCTTAAGTAATTGTGCAGGTAAACAGAGTCTAAGATGTGTGGCACACCACAGTTTTTCTTCAAGAAAGACAGAGTGGCTCATTAGTGCAGACTTCATTTTTTTAGGGGATAAAAAGTGAATGACTAAAAACCCTCCACTTCCTTATTTCCatttttcaatcaaatcattcatttcattctCAAATTATGTTTCAACTTCAATTACTCCTCTCAATTCTCACTTGGTCATTCGCTATCCAATCATATTCTTCCACGTCACAATTCTCTATTCTCCAATCCAATCATCAACCAAAACTCAACCTCTTATCCATCTCTGTCACCGGGTTTGGCGCTGCTGGCGATGGCGTCAAATACGACACCGTTCCAATCCAGAAAGCTATAAACGCATGCTCGGCCGTCGGATCCAAACATCGCCGTCAATGCCACGTTATCTTCCCGCCGGGAAAGTACCTGACGGCAACAATATTCTTGAGATCCGGCGTCGTATTGGATATTCACAGGAAGGCAATGATTTTGGGAGGACCGAAGTTGGAGGATTACCCGAAGGAGCAGAGCAGGTGGTATGTGGTACTGGCGGAGGATGCGGTGGATGTTGGGATCATCGGAGGAGGAGAAATCAATGGACAGGGACTGAAGTTTGTAGAGAGATTTGATGAGAAGAAGAATGTGATGGTGAACTGGAACCATACCGGAGCTTGCCTTGGAGATGAGTGTAGGCCGAGGTTGGTAGGGTTCATCGGCTGCCGGAATATCAAGGTTTCCGACGTTAGACTCATCGAACCTGCTTATTGGTGTTTGCATATTGTACGAAGTGATAAGACATCAATCTGTGATGTAACCATATATGGGAACTTCAATTCACCCAACAACGATGGTATAGACATAGAGGACTCTAACAATACAGTTATCACTAGATGCAACATCAATACTGGAGACGATGCTATCTGTCCAAAGTCATCAAATGGACCTGTCTACAACCTCACTGCAACAGACTGCTGGATTCGAACAAAATCTTCTGCTATCAAACTTGGAAGCGCTAGCTTTTACTCGTTCAAGGATTTCTTGTTTGACAACATTACAATTGTTGAATCTCATAGAGGCCTCGCTCTACAAATTCGAGATGGAGGAAATGTTAGCGACATGACCTTCTCAAACATAAACATCAGCACAAGATACTACCACCCATCATGGTGGGGAAGAGCAGAGCCTATCTATGTGACAACCTGCCCAAGGGATGCTAGTTCAAAAGCAGGTTCAATTTCCAATTTGCTATTTGTCAACATCACAGCAACTTCTGAAAACGGCATCTTCTTATCGGGGTCAGGAGGTGGAGTCCTCAGCAATCTAAACTTCATAAACATGAACCTGACTTACAAGAGATGGACAAAGTTCCCAGATGGGTTGGTGGATTACAGGCCAGGATGTCAAGAACTTGTAAAGCACCAAACTGCGGGATTCATGATGGAGCATATTGATGGTTTGGTTGTTGAAAACGTAGTCATGAAATGGTCTAGTGATGAATCAATGAGATGGAATAATCCATTGGATTTCAGGCCAAATACtgtaaataatatttctttGCTCAATTTCTACTCCAGATCCTACCAACAACACTGAGGCTGAGGGGATAAACAGGAAGCTGCAAGTAAAAGAAATTGTTCTTCACAAAAATAAAGCTTCAAATAAAACCCTTCCCTTTCCAAAACTCCAAGGATTTATGTGCTCATTATGAATGCAAAGTGAACTTGTTTTTCCCATGGCTGAATTGTTGTTAACCAATTCGGTTACCTATTTTGACTGGCTACTTCTTAGCTACTCTGTTtagcaaataaataaataaagactatCTTTTCAAGAATGGGCTGTTCAAAGCAAGATTTGAGCATCTCCCTCCAGTCTTGTTTATACTTGTGGATTTGAAATGTGACTAGGAGCCCGTTTGAGGGTCTTATAGGTTGGTCAAACGGTGTTtgaactttaagccataaagtttttaaagcagctaaaaatgaaaagttaggatttctaacttttttttctaagtgcttagaGTCATTTTCGATCGTggaattacttttatatcccttatattttaactaaatttccaaactgtcctttttattcttttaaccctaaaattcacatcatttttctcatttcttcggcataaacacttttattcaaacactcaactgtttatttataaaaataacttttagcacttcaaaattctaaaaccacttcatacataattttttttttaagcccatccaaacgggctctagcTCTGAAACATGTTTGGGCATGGTCCCTTTGGATCACAAGAGAGGTTAGTGAGATAAAGTCAAAACTCAAACGTGGAGGAGGTCTCTAAATAATTCCTTAAACTTATAGATTGTTCATTCAATAGTAGATTAATTAGTCACATATTTTCCAAGATCTAAATGACAATACAGGAAAACTGAACTGTCCCcgttttgataaattttatcAAGTGAAGCATAAAAAGTATTAAGAACATTTTCTAAAGGGTGTTGAATTGGTAGCTTTTTGATTAGTGGTTCAATGAtctgattttattttttctaatccAACGGCTCTTTTGGCAGCTGCATTATGAAGACGTTGATTTATTAGTATAATTAATCGaatagaaattaagaaaaaaaatgaataaaataggAAGTCGCACATCACAATCATATGCTGTAGCATTAATTAGCAGCTTCATTTCACAAAATTTAGTCAACCTCACCCCCACCCCTACTCCCACACACCCCACCCAACACCAACCCCCATAGTGTCAACATAATTCTTTCCATTGTGTTGGTGTAGTTGATATCTCTTTATGCTTAATTACATGTCTGGTTCAAGCCTTTGCAAACGGAAAAAATTCTATTGAAAGTGCCATCTTGAGAAAATATGGCCCCTATAAtgtatgaatttaaatttaattagattTCAATACAAATAtcgaaaaaaaagagaagaaaattctAATCAAAAGCTACCAACAATCATAACAGTAATTTTTTTGTCAACAACTCAACATACTTAATTCAGAATCATTGAATGCTAACTCACAAACTACCAAATGTCCTACCAGCAGGCTCGTTCTGTTTGAAAACTCTCTTCAAATAGAAAACGCCAACCGGCCAATACAAGTCAAAAGCACAGATTTTATTGCAGTTCCCACGAAAATATGGTTTAATTCTCCAAAATTACCTACTAGCtatgtcccaatttatgttatACTGTTcgaattttgacttgacacaaaaataattttaaaaatttaagattTTTAATATTTGCGGTAAGAGGTGTAAatgtgtaatatatatatatatatatacacatattaaaaaagtattttatctgattatacagtgtaatttttcgacAAAACGGTGTTGATTGTCATTCCTCAAGTAGATACGGCTCCACCATTGTACATATCTATAGATAATGAGTGTATATATTGTGTATACGTTGACCacttttatacatattttataaattaattgtctaaattatatatattgataaatATCTTGTCTTCAATTATATATTGACTTCTCCTTTCGTAATCAAACTTGCCATCGACCCTGTGGACAACCTATCATTGTAACTTTTCGATCATTTGTGAAAAACATTGAGCGTTGCTTCTTCAAATTATTTGATGGAAAACAATGGGCCAAGCTAAGGTCGCAAGGGTTCACTCAAATCTCATATTCTAAAAAATTATACGcgatatatataaaattaaaataatatatacaatatatattgatttttttaatttcttttttgtgttatttttaaaaatcttgaATAGGGGAAAGTCTGAGTTAGCCAATCggtacaatcacaatcacaatctaCTTTTTTTTGTTGTCATAAAATATTGAAAAGCCAAAACAGGCCCACACGACATGGGGAATCTCCCATGCCAATCACAAAAAGGTCGTACTTCACTTGGTAATTACAATAAGAAATCTAGgctgaaaaaaaaaatattttctccatttGAACATATTTATCGTcccaattaaaaatatatatttgttacTTCACTTCTTCACTTTTTCGTattaagtatttttaaaatagatttttatttcaattttacttgtcaattttaacTTATCAAAACActaattactattttttattattttaccttCAACATCAAGTGATAATTACCTTTGAGTTCctttcataaattatatattgtttttaaacataattttaatttattaccTAGATATACCATATTTAAAGAATATTTATCATATATAGctattaaaaatgaattatatatttaatatatatgtattataaatgACTTAAAATGTATTATAGttgttttgataaaaaaattgcactatgtattaaaaatgaattatgcaTGTAATGTAGATATATTACactatgtataaaaatatttttgcatGCAATAAagatgtattataagtgtcttAAAATGTATTAGATTTATTTAGGTAAAAAATTGCATTGTATATTAAATGTGAATtatacatgcaatataaatacattaaaatcatatagttataaatgataaatacttTTTAAGATTATGCATCgattaatataattaatgtagtaatacatcatattaattattatttatcaagGGCGTGCAAAGTTCAAAGTGAACGGAGGGAATATTTTAGAAgtttaagataaaattattacttTTGCATTTAATACATAATGCAAATTTTATGAgacattttttcctttttagtccgtttcaaaaagaatgtcgtcttactataattagaaatattttaactttaaaagtcTCATTTTACTCTTAATGAAATAATTCACAGACATAGAAATATCTAAGaattgttttagaccacaagtttcaaaagtcttcctttttttcttaaacatctcGTCAAGTCAAATGGTACCATATAAAATAGGACGGATGAAGTATATTTCTTTCTCATTCTATCTTtgtagtaattattttttaagactACAAATACTTCAATTATGAGTTATGACACATAAATAGAGTAAATATTCAATCaagagaaattatattttaagacatAAATATGGATAAAATAGTTAGACATTTCTTTTAATTACTCTCAATTTCATATAACTTGATCTCTGTTGAATTGGCACACTCCTTAAGAACATCTATATGCAATTGGTAAATATGGTGTCTTAAGATATTTCGATATCTTATTGATAAATAATGATTTGCTCATTTGATAAGAACATTATAGGGCTGCTTATCGGGCGGATCGGACGGATAATTTGATTTAACGGTTTGGCCTATCGGATATTGGTTTTTAATTTACTAAtccgctagccaacctataagatacCGGTTGATTTGGTAACAGATTAACAATTATCGGATGGTTATCGAGCGGTGTATCAATTAACCTCTGATCTCTATGGTACATTTTTTTTGATGAACGCACCTTACAAAAAAGATGACttattttcactattttaaaaatagtgaGCCAGGGACTTCTTTACGCCTATACCTCTTTTAAACTTTAGTGTTTTTTTGAGTTAGGACtaacaaaggaaaaatatataattactcttatatattataataaaatattaaataaggcTAACATACCTAAAATAAAAAGTGTAAGTATGGTAATTCTTAACGGATTAACGGTTTACCCTTAAGAAAATTGAATAATCCGCTCACACACCAATAAGCCATTAACTATGAAATTTTAATCCGTTTCCAACCGTTTATTCgataacccaataccaataGGCCGATAAATTAATTTTACGGTTGGTTTATTGGTTATGATTCGATTTTGAACACCCCTAAAGAACATTGtacaaaattatgaaaaattgatagttttcacaacttgtaaattattcatatttatgaaaaaaaattataatttaagaaATCTAACTCGTAtgtctaaataaaaatttaacttattttaattttatagtgcctgtccaatttttttgcaaatttGGCAAATTTTGTATTGCATTATGCATATCCAATAATCCAAGTATTTTGAGACGGAAAGAAGGGTAGGAAAGAGAGAATATGgcaaatttaaaaggaaacagTTGACAAAGTCATAACGACGACGACGTGCTTTTTCCTCACGAAATTCCCGCGTTTGTTGCCGCAACTTTTTGCCCCAAAAGAAAaacccttttcttcttcttaagtCAATTCATTTattccaaaaaattattttacttaaatAAAATAGGAATATTGACCATTCCATCCCTTTCATATTAGATGGACAtcttagtaaaaatattaatttcatattatttgatcatTTACTAAATatagatagaattaattaaaaaaaatcattttactcctacaattaatatgaggttgtttggtgtgaaggataacaccaaataattttggAATTAAATTATAGTGACACTTGGTGTTTGGTTGTAAGTTTGAGATCACTTATCCCGAGATTAATAAATAGTATCAGAATAAGTTATCCCTCCTCTTTGGTGGTAGACTAATCcggggataacttatcccggaataaaatagataaatgacaaatatatccctttaaatgttttttatacctcactttttacatttatatatatttaccttatttttaataccatatataaAAACATtcactccttatttttatgataatttttgatattttttctattaaacaattacactatataatataatttttatttataaatttatttgactaattattatgtttatttatattttgatttctcataaatctttttttactttaacaaacttaaaatgaaaattctatttttaaattaaataagaagaaagttttatttttaaatacatatggaCGTCATGAAAatgcacacataaaaatatttaaggtaaagaagatgtaaattttattttaagaatgaatattgaataattgcaaagaaaatataaaaaattaaataaagtgaaggataattttgtaaacaaacaatttattcttaaaatttatgcaatacatattattttgaatacaacaaaccaaacattcaataagaaataatctcagcataatttatctcatcataactaatccaacataacttatcccatTATAAATAATTCATCATAACTCGTATTCAAATCAAACGACCCCTAtatgtatattgcattgatatgaacaaagaacaaaatagtaaagataatcactctattaataattttttaatcaccGTATAAAATAGAAAGTCCCCATTTTATATAGGACGGATGGAGTATTGTATAAACTACTACATAaacaaactttttttttctttttccttttacaAAAGAAACTAAACAATCTGAAATTTTGTCAAGTGAGTTCTTCTCATATGTTGACGTGTTTGcttcttttaaaagaatattACTCTCTTCgtcccattttagttgtcaCGATAAGATTTTAcacaatttttaagaaaatattaattagaaatgttatttgactaatatatcccttattaattctttaatctttatcaatttatgtgactcttaattctaaaataattaatgctaagagtaaaattgaaaaaatataattaattctctttTGATTAAATtgacaattattttgaaataattatttttaacataCATGACAACTAAGGAAATACTATCAATTTGTTGTAGGCAAATTATTACTAAAAGGTCTAAAACCTCAAGAATATTAGCCCTAACCACCTTAGTACCTTAACAAAGTCTCACCgacaatattttcatgtaatTGTCCATACTATTGAGTAACAAAATTATTTGAGtgtaaattttgaattacaAATTTTAATACGATGAGTACTTTTTTTAGGAGGTTGACTCGATAAATATCACAACTAATAACCAATAGCTTTTATTATAACATAAATTATACGGTAgttgaaaattctttttttgttatataatTATACTCCCTCCATAGATCCGGAGATTTTCGAATAGGGCAACctctaaaataattaaattatttgagtACTTTTTAGTGTTCAAAATAATCGAATTATTCACTATTCAAGATAGATGTTGGCATTTGTTTTCAATTTTACTcttcattaattaaatttcaagGTTGAGTtccaaaaatgaattaaatgagTATTGAGAGTtagaatataatttaaaaagggCAAGAATAGAAAAACATgactaatttatatttttatttttatcttaaaatatgtgtcatatttcaacaattcaattattttaaaataaaaaaaaaacaacttttatgtcaatattaaaGCTCAATTAATTTAAAGTTTCACGACCAAATCAAAGTCCCCATGGAGGAGGACCCCATCGGTTAGATAACGCCAACTCTGTTTAAAAGAAACAATATAAGAAGTTTCTTCCAGGGACAAATGGGCATAATTCATCTCCAGTTCATTTGGGAAGTTGtccatattttctttcaatATCGATCCTACAAATCTGTATAGCCTTTCCTTGTAATTCTACAAATTCATAGAATTTGGTGGATCCATCCATTACCAAAtccaagagaaaaaaataatacgaAAGTGACACAAATTGAGCAGAGAGTAGTCAAAAGGTCAGTAGAACAACAAGAGAAAGAGGACGGCACGAATAGCAGAAAAACGAGGAAACTCAATTTGTAGAATCGGCTTCTGAAAGACCCAAATACCATTTTCgaagaaaagaaggaaaagggTATCCATTGATATTGTTTTTCAAGAATAATTCAATCTGCAGATCAACTGTTTGATTTATTGCTTGACAGAGAAATATGAGCAATAAAGCACCTGTGAAGTTGGATGATGAGCAGTTGGCTGAACTGCGAGAAATTTTCCGATCATTTGACAGAAACGATGATGGGAGTCTGACCCAACTCGAGCTTGGCGCGCTATTGAGGTCCCTTGGTTTAAAACCAAGTCCTGATCAGCTCGAAACGTTGCTACAAAAGGCGGATAAAAACGACAATGGCCTTGTTGAATTCTCAGAGTTTGTATCACTCGTTGCACCGGAACTTCTTCCAGCGAAGTCCCCTTACACAGAGGAGCAATTGAAACAgctttttaagatgtttgatagGGATGGAAATGGTTATATTACAGCTGCAGAATTGGCTCATTCTATGGCTAAGCTTGGACATGCTTTGACTGCTGAAGAACTTACTGGGATGATCAGAGAAGCTGATACTGATGGAGATGGCAGGATCAGCTATCAGGAATTCATTCAGGCGATTTCTTCGGCTGCTTTTGATAACTCTTGGGCTTGATAGTTGAATCTCCTTTTGGTATATCTTGTCAATTTCTGATCATCTAgtttagatatatatatatgttctgTTTGTTAATGTGCTTTTTGTTGTATGTTTATTTAGTTAGTTTACTTTCGGATCGACTCTGCTAATGTCAAGATTATAGttaaatatgcatattatttcaAAGGGTGCTTGCTATGGAATTTAAACTGAATTGCCCTCTTCTACCTGGCCTTTTTCTCCCATAAatttggccctatattatgttttactgGTTTCTGTGATCGAGTAATACATAAATTTTAGTGGATGAATTTGGGCTTTgaatgaacatgaaaaagtgaTCAAGTTGGATCCTGTATGTTGTTTCTTTTACCTTAACCTTtgaatttgtgaatgaattgaaaGAGGAAATTCTTTTctgaaaaatttattttggtTTAATACGAATCTGTAGTTTTAGTCATTTGGCACAGTAATAGTTAATTTTACGATGAACTGCTGAGTCAACAGACAGTAGGCAGCCAATTGTAACAGTTTTCAAAAGGAGTTACTTCACTAAGTAATTTTGTTACTCTTGCTTTTTCTCCTAAGCTCTCTTGGTTCAGCCTATATATAGAGGATTCATGTAACTGTTCTAAACTAGAATGGGATTGAGACGTAGTTATAATTGAAATGATGTTGTCTGGCAGAAGAAAGGAATATGTATGCAAGGATGGTGAGGATGGGGTTAACCTTCTTCGTGCTTAATCTAACCACAAGCTCATAAATTCATACTCTCCCTGTTAATACCAACATAACTAAAATGGGACTAAGACGTAGTTAGAATAGAACGAACAA
The genomic region above belongs to Solanum dulcamara chromosome 5, daSolDulc1.2, whole genome shotgun sequence and contains:
- the LOC129889640 gene encoding probable polygalacturonase, producing MFQLQLLLSILTWSFAIQSYSSTSQFSILQSNHQPKLNLLSISVTGFGAAGDGVKYDTVPIQKAINACSAVGSKHRRQCHVIFPPGKYLTATIFLRSGVVLDIHRKAMILGGPKLEDYPKEQSRWYVVLAEDAVDVGIIGGGEINGQGLKFVERFDEKKNVMVNWNHTGACLGDECRPRLVGFIGCRNIKVSDVRLIEPAYWCLHIVRSDKTSICDVTIYGNFNSPNNDGIDIEDSNNTVITRCNINTGDDAICPKSSNGPVYNLTATDCWIRTKSSAIKLGSASFYSFKDFLFDNITIVESHRGLALQIRDGGNVSDMTFSNINISTRYYHPSWWGRAEPIYVTTCPRDASSKAGSISNLLFVNITATSENGIFLSGSGGGVLSNLNFINMNLTYKRWTKFPDGLVDYRPGCQELVKHQTAGFMMEHIDGLVVENVVMKWSSDESMRWNNPLDFRPNTVNNISLLNFYSRSYQQH
- the LOC129889642 gene encoding probable calcium-binding protein CML18, giving the protein MSNKAPVKLDDEQLAELREIFRSFDRNDDGSLTQLELGALLRSLGLKPSPDQLETLLQKADKNDNGLVEFSEFVSLVAPELLPAKSPYTEEQLKQLFKMFDRDGNGYITAAELAHSMAKLGHALTAEELTGMIREADTDGDGRISYQEFIQAISSAAFDNSWA